The Daucus carota subsp. sativus chromosome 2, DH1 v3.0, whole genome shotgun sequence genome includes a window with the following:
- the LOC108208372 gene encoding uncharacterized protein LOC108208372 produces the protein MDDNPGSSESDHLPKAPGTALHQFLSNRTERIQRQKTDQQPQDARSQASINSDVNAADHTGQTVLHWSAVRGAVQVAEILLQEGACVGAAYMYGYQLMCLADLELDSINL, from the exons ATGGATGATAACCCGGGTTCAAGTGAGTCGG ATCACTTACCTAAAGCTCCTGGTACAGCTCTACATCAGTTTCTTAGCAATAGGACAGAGAGAATTCAAAGACAAAAAACTGATCAACAACCGCAGGATGCTCGGTCACAAGCTTCAATAAATAGCG ATGTGAATGCTGCAGATCATACTGGACAAACAGTATTACACTGGAGTGCGGTGCGGGGAGCTGTTCAGGTTGCAGAGATCTTGCTCCAAGAGGGTGCCTGTGTTGGTGCTGCTTACATGTATGGATATCAG CTCATGTGCTTGGCAGATTTGGAGCTTGATTCTATAAATCTGTAA
- the LOC108208264 gene encoding uncharacterized protein LOC108208264, protein MAPKKSPKKKAVGAVVKTTTKVIQETVQVSVIQTKPKPQQETPQTENNKNGPKDIEIQDVTTPTPTPKKATKTIPTQDTAKKTKKDSAQGATKKRKRSVEGYKRYVYKVLKQVHPDIGISSKAMTIVNNLMTDMFERLADEAARLTKYTKKMTLSSREIQGAVKLVLPGELGKHAVAEGAKAVTNYVQYASGPSKP, encoded by the coding sequence ATGGCTCCAAAGAAATCTCCCAAGAAAAAAGCCGTGGGAGCCGTCGTCAAGACCACCACCAAAGTCATCCAAGAAACAGTTCAAGTCTCAGTCATCCAAACCAAGCCCAAGCCACAACAAGAAACCCCCCAAActgaaaacaacaaaaatggTCCCAAAGACATAGAAATCCAAGATGTCACAACTCCCACCCCAACACCAAAGAAAGCCACCAAGACCATCCCTACTCAAGACACGGCCAAAAAGACCAAAAAGGACAGCGCGCAAGGGGCCACCAAGAAGCGGAAGAGGAGCGTAGAAGGGTATAAGAGGTATGTTTACAAGGTTCTGAAGCAAGTGCATCCAGATATAGGTATATCTTCGAAAGCTATGACAATAGTCAACAATTTGATGACGGATATGTTCGAGAGATTGGCTGATGAGGCGGCGAGGCTTACGAAGTACACGAAGAAGATGACGTTGTCGTCGAGGGAGATTCAAGGCGCCGTGAAGCTGGTGCTGCCGGGGGAGCTGGGGAAGCATGCGGTGGCGGAGGGGGCGAAGGCGGTTACTAATTATGTTCAATATGCTTCTGGACCTTCTAAACCCTAG
- the LOC108206600 gene encoding serine carboxypeptidase-like 51, translating to MGKSHIVLFYSALFLVSFINNGALAARKTPDGSEQWGYVEVRPKAHMFWWYYKSPLRTQDPNNPWPVILWLQGGPGASGVGIGNFEEVGPLDTFLKPRNSTWLQKADLLFVDNPVGTGYSFVEDDGLFVKTDVEAATDLTTLLISVFNQDKVLQKSPLYIVAESYGGKYAVTLGLSALKAIEAGKLKAKLGGVALGDSWISPEDFVFSWAPLLKDVSRLDSEGVVKSNSLTQKIKQQIEKGQFEAATNTWSELETVIETYSNSVDFYNFLLDSGMDPVSATASELAQKITLKRYSRYLGPLRAVPGGDGDLNTLMNVVLRKKLKIIPKDVQWGGQSNSVFDALAGDFMRPRINEVDELLAKGVNVTVYNGQVDVICSTKGTEAWVEKLKWEGIKTFLSMKRTPMYCDNEQITKGFTKSYKNLHFYWILKAGHFVPVDQPCIALNMVGNMLKQ from the exons ATGGGAAAATCCCATATTGTTCTGTTTTATTCTGCTCTGTTTCTTGTTTCATTTATCAATAATGGAGCCTTGGCTGCCAGAAAAACCCCAGATGGATCAGAACAGTGGGGATATGTTGAAGTCAGACCTA AAGCTCACATGTTCTGGTGGTATTACAAAAGTCCACTGAGGACTCAAGATCCAAACAACCCATGGCCAGTGATTCTGTGGTTGCAGGGTGGACCT GGAGCCTCAGGAGTTGGGATTGGGAATTTTGAGGAGGTTGGGCCGTTGGATACTTTTCTCAAGCCGAGAAATTCGACATGGTTGCAAAAGGCTGACCTCTTGTTTGTG GATAATCCAGTTGGGACTGGATACAGTTTTGTGGAGGATGATGGTTTGTTTGTGAAAACCGATGTAGAGGCTGCCACGGATTTGACTACATTGTTGATTTCAGttttcaatcaagacaaagtgCTTCAGAAGAGCCCTTTGTATATAGTAGCGGAGTCTTATGGAGGAAAATATGCAGTTACCCTTGGATTATCAGCTCTGAAGGCTATTGAAGCCGGAAAGCTGAAAGCCAAACTTGGAG GAGTTGCTTTGGGAGATAGTTGGATATCACCAGAAGACTTTGTG TTTTCATGGGCTCCTCTTCTTAAAGATGTTTCAAGGCTTGACAGTGAAGGTGTAGTTAAGTCAAACAG TCTTACTCAGAAAATCAAACAGCAGATCGAGAAAGGACAATTTGAAGCTGCAACTAATACATGGAGTGAACTTGAGACTGTTATTGAAACTTACAGTAATTCTGTG GATTTCTATAATTTCCTCTTGGATTCTGGAATGGATCCCGTGTCTGCAACAGCCTCTGAGCTAGCTCAGAAAATCACGTTGAAGCGATACTCAAGATATCTCGGTCCTTTAAGAGCTGTGCCAGGGGGTGATGGTGATCTAAACACTTTAATGAATGTTGTTCTTAGGAAAAAACTCAAGATAATTCCGAAAGATGTGCA ATGGGGAGGGCAGTCAAATTCCGTTTTCGATGCTCTTGCAGGGGACTTTATGAGACCAAGGATCAATGAG GTTGATGAGCTTTTGGCCAAAGGAGTGAATGTGACAGTTTACAATGGACAA GTTGATGTAATTTGTTCAACAAAAGGAACTGAAGCATGGGTTGAAAAGCTAAA GTGGGAAGGCATAAAAACTTTCTTGAGCATGAAAAGAACTCCAATGTACTGTGACAATGAGCAAATTACCAAGGGATTCACCAAGTCTTACAAAAATTTACACTTCTACTGGATTCTCAAGGCTGGCCACTTT GTACCCGTAGATCAGCCCTGTATTGCGCTCAACATGGTGGGTAACATGCTCAAGCAGTAG